The Maylandia zebra isolate NMK-2024a linkage group LG4, Mzebra_GT3a, whole genome shotgun sequence genome segment ctcaccgtggacacaccgactctgaaactgaacgcgatggtcctgaaggagtccgcggtgacaaggaacctggacaaaattgttcaaaatcagtattatgtgtactgcagttacaaaatacattattcaaattccaaaatacttttgtgatgtcagatataaatcacaaaacttaaatcttacataaaacattttgtaattataaggataattacaaaatgtatattagataatatctaaaacagttgtgttttgttttaactttaacatatcataatttggtagcaactttcacaactacagtgagccaatcactcataattcctaaacatgtcaatcaggtaggaatgaagtgagacattaatagaaataaagagttgtgtgttgacatgtagccctttccttgcttaaatcattaatatttttgaaaaattaatctgtgataagacatagcttatcaagatagaaccatgtaactagagatgaaccaaactgttcacagttttatctaactctgttttaataaaggctgtgacccctgctatagagtctgacagctgcagggattatatacaaatattaaactatcccagaattaaaccaggtctaaataaaaaggagtgagtatcactacaaaggttaactcagtggtcctaatgctacagtttgatatcagcaaacaccgagcgcatacattgatgtgacaccacagccatgctatcatgcaaacactgataacagcataaatcgaattaaatcgggacttgatgagagcttctgagtatcactagaaatattataaagagtcgtctctgtaccacagtttgctttcagtaaacaccgacagcattcactgttagcatagcacatccatgttagcagtgtataactggatggattagcatattagcacagatatcaataaaggactaccgtattaaatagttttactaacctcaggcagacggacaggcgctctgcaggtgggattgagcgtctgtagttggtgtctaggcgggcgatgctgggaccgacgagggaaagcaggtcctcaaactggccgacggtgatagcgctggaatcggccgtcatccaggcgcagctcctggagcaagtggtgaaactcaccaaactgctcatgcctctggaggacctgatggacccaggtacggcgaggacgtcttttacgctgctgctctgctctccacagtacatagagaagggagactctctcttcaagcgctagctcgatagctgccatcttgcaaagataccggtctggcacaactccctcccacattcctcccacatttccggttcacgcgtGTCAAAATATTTTGAcgcgcgatggatttttcttggacacgcgttgagacgcgaatgtacacgcgtcaaattaggggcgtttggggcattttattcgcgtccatcgcgttcggtgtgaacacaccgttagtccggaggctcctgtggcgcctcccagagggcaggagggtgaagagtccatgtgatgggtgactggggtctttgatgattttcccagcccttttcagacaccgcttcctgtagatgtcttttatggcaggaagtggtgctccggcgatgcgctgggcagttttcacgaccctctgcaacgccttccggtccgaggcagagcagttcccgtaccagactgttatacagttggtcaggatgctctcgatggtgcagcgatagaagttcaccaggatgtctgaggacaggtggttcttcctcagagtcctcaagaagaagaggcgctggtgagccttcttgaccagcttggagcagttggtcgtccaggtgagatcctcggagatgtagactcccaggaacttgaagctgctcacacgctccacagccgtccccttaatgtggatgggtggatgtgggtcagcattcctcctgtagtccacgatgagctccttggtcttctcggtgttaagcagcaggttgtttctgtcgcaccactcagccagacgatccacctcctccctgtaggcggcctcatcgttgtcactgatgaggccaatcaccgtggtgtcatctgcaaacttaatgatggtgttggaaccgtcagcaggtctgcagtcgtgggtgaagagggagtagaggaaagggctcatcacacagccttgtggtacaccggtgttcattgtgatggtagatgagcagcggttatccagccggacatgttgggggcggttggtcaggaagtccagtaaccatttgcagatgagggaactgatacccaggtctgtcagtttcctgatgagttgtgaggggtggattgtattgaatgctgaactgaagtctataaacagcattctggcgtaggtgttgttgttgtccaggtgtgagaggacagagtgcattgcgatggagactgcatcctctgtgctcctgttccggcggtatgcgaattggtgggggtccagggtgggggggagacaggatttgaagtgtgctaggaccagtcgctctaagcacttagtgatgatgggggtgagtgctactgggcggtaatcattgaggtaagatgggttggagtttttgggtatcgggacgatggaggtgaatttgaagcaggccggtaccacagcgtgggccaaggacagattgaatatgtctgtgagcactcctgcaagctccccagaacacgctctgagaacacgcccggggatgccatcagggcctgcagccttgtggacattgatcctgctcagcaccgctcctacatcggtgggggagagagtcataggttggtggtctggcgtcatgtctgctttggttgtggttgtggggttccctcgctcaaaacgagcataaaagttgttgagctcgttgaggaaggagacatcagatgcgggggagggtttggtggtcctgtagtctgtgatggtctggagtccttgccacatgcgtcgggggttggagttggagaagtgttcttctaccttctttttgtaatggtgtttggcttttttgatgcccttctttagattagccctggctgtactgtaggcgtgtgcatctcctgacctaaaggcagtgttgcgggccttcaggaggagacgaacatcccggttcatccaaggcttctggttggggtacatggtgatccgtttctgggtggtgacactgtctgtggttttggagatgtaatccagtacagatgaggcgtactggtccaggtctgtgtgggtgaacatattccagtctgtgtttttaaatctgtcctggagcactgcgtctgtcccctctggccacactttaattgtcctcacagcaggtttcacacgttggatgagtggtgaataccgaggtgtgaggaacagggagagatggtccgattgtccaatgtgggggaggggtgtggctttgtaggctccagccaggttggaatacacatggtctTTAGGCATAAGAGCAACAAGGGTTTTCTTCACTTTTAAGTTGAGTGTAGATGGTGGTGTTCtattaaaaacagatttttaaaaaatatattaatgtaaaaaaaaactactcacTGACCTAACCTACCACCAAATGTAGCTAAGTGAGTCTCAGAACATAACAAGGAGCAATGGAAGATGGTGACCTAGTCTGATCAATCGTGGTTTCCTGAACATCATTATGACATATGAGTGACTCATTTACTCCAGAGAGAGATCACAGCAGGATGCACTATTAACAGATGAATGCCAGTCAGCAAAGGAAACATGATGTTCTGAGTAATGCTTTCCTTGGTTCTGACATTTGTGTGGATGCTACTTTGAACCCCCTCATAGTGCTATGAGTAAACACTTGGAgaagagtgggaaggaaaaactcacttttaacaggaaaaaacctaGAAACAGAAGTTAGCATTTTATCCCATAAGCTCATCAGGGAAGAGTTTAGTGAGGTCACGGACATGTTAGAAAAATGGCCTTTTTCCCATGGACTAAATACCTTTACTCCTTTTGAAGGTTATGTACACATGCATTTAACTTAACAGTATTTTCTGATCACCATGGCTTCTTTCAATAAGATAATGCGCCCTGTCACACTGCAAAAtgtattcatatttttaactTCCAAATCTCAGGTCAATCAAGCAGATATGGAGAGAAGGATCAGCTGGTAATGTCCTGTGGCTGACATTAAAGGACACAATTGAAGGTCTTGTCTGACCGATGTCCAGGTGAGTCAGAGGCTTTTTGGTGGCATGAAAGAGGCATAATatcagacttttttttataaatgttgTGGTTGATCAGTCTATTTCAGTACATACATGAAAATCATGTAATAATAAGATGTAATTTCATACGTAAGAAAATAACTTCTACAGTTTTTCATTTTCGGAGTTTCGTCAATTCAGGCCAAGCAGACTGTTTGTGACTTCTGTACTTTGTATTGTAATGTGTCTTTGATCTGTCGTTGGTTCTGAAATTTCAAACATTATTGTAATAGCAATAATATTAGTTTAAATTGTGTAGTTTGACTCCATCAGCACCAACCAGTCACAGCCATCTTTACTTGTAGTTTCCTTTCCATTCTTCCTTTCTTCCACCCCTACAACTTCTCCCCACTCTCTCCACCGTGCTCTCTCCTTCCTTAGTTACATATTGATTAGGTCtctcagtgtgtgtatgtgcgtacgtgtgtgtgtgtgtgtgtgtgtgtgtgtgtgtgtgtgtgtgtgtgtgtgtgtgtgtacatgcctGGTCCTGCTGTGGTCAATGAGGTCAACATGGTGGCCAGACAGGCTTCTACCCCCCAACCCACCCAcccgtttttgttgttttttctccctGCCTTTTCCATCTCCTCCTGTTCTCCCTTTTACAGTCATCGAGTGTAGTTAGATAAACGCAACTTTGAAGGAGTCAGAAAAGATCTCAGTTGGTAGTAGCTGAAACCAAAAATAAGCACTTATCTTTGGTTAATTTCCTATATTACTAAATGTCAGTGTAGGAAAGTCAAGTTTCTGAATGCGTTTCAGACTGAAGTGAAACTGGAATACCACCACACATGAGTAGTAAAGGTCAAAAACTTGCATTTTTACAAGTTTCTTTGGACACAGGCAGACGATGTCCCTCTTTTCTTGCACTGGAAAAAAAGAGGCAGCCTGTTTTTCAAACACCACCTGACAGCAGCTGCCCTCACTGACCCTTTGGCCATCAGACTTGGTGTCTGAGTGGAGGAGGGGTCAGGATGGATGGGAGCCCTGGGGTCAATAGAGGACATAGGGCAAAGACGGAGGGAGAGCCACAAAGAGGAAACTCAAAAGGATGCAGCACGAGAGAGGGCAAAAGAGATAAAGCAGGGACGACATGGTGTGGTCAGTGCTCAGTGTGCAGATTTTATGATCTGATTTTATAATCTGAATACAAAATCAAGTTAAGTTCTTAATGAAGCAAACCACAAACATCTAAGAAAACTACAGTTTCTTAGGAGCTTATCCTCAGTCGCTCACTTAGTTGGCCAGTCCGTCACTTTGATCCAAAGTTAAATAGCTCAACAATTACTAGATGGACTAACATGaagttttagtttttcttttatttattagttttacagACCATCTTCCCCATGCCATGGTGGAGGGCATTAGCTAAATGTGGTGACATTTCAGCTGGTTTTaatgtgtttgggttttgtttttgacatGTTCATTACCAGTCTCCACAGAGAGGTGACCCCCAGTGAGTGCTTtgacaacagtgggaaggaaaaactcccctttaacaggaagaaacgtcAAGCAGAACGAGGCTCGTGGAGAGTCAGCCATCTGCCGTGATCAgtgtggagggaggggaggaagacaggacaaaaagcatgttgtggaagagagccagagattaatgaTAATATAAtacggggtggctgtagctcaggtggcagagcaggtcagccactaatcagaaggtcggtggttcgatcccaggctgcctcctggctgcatgccaactatccttgggcaagatactaaccctgtgtttgcctactggtggtggtcagagggcccggtggcgcctgtgtccagcagcctcgcctctgtcagtgcgccccagggcagctgtggctacaatgtagcttgccatcaccagtgtgtgaatgactgaatgtagtgtgaagcgctttggggtccttaaggactagaaaagcactatacaaatgcaggccatttaccatttcaatAACTCATTAAATGATTAACTACAAAGTGGTGTATTTAATGTATGCTGTAGTTCCATTAAACTATTGGTCAGACTAACTGTTTGTCCTGtatttatgctaagctaacttTAGCTGttcaattaaatatattttacagttccaCATAAATATATTATTGAAATGCTACATTTAAACTAGATGGTACCAGGCTCATAATTATTTTGAACTAGAGCACCCTCTGGTGGCAAAATCCAAACATGAACACCAGTGTAGTCCTTAGACTGCAAATTGAGCAGAAATCCAATAGCAACAACTTAGAAAACCAGCTGACCCGTGGCCTGTGACTCCCTCAGCATGGCATCTGATAGCCCTTGCTACAGGGTCACAGTAGTGACATCATGGGTCACCTCATTGTGGTGCAGTCTCTTTCCTGTGGTTAGGTTATCAGTGTGAGGGGTCAGACTCATTCTCCTTCTCAGGGGTGTCAACTGAACTGCTAAGACGTACTGTAATTGCTTTGGCCGTGTGACAGTGCAGGCAGCATTGCTGCACAGTATACAACCTTATTAGCAACATAAATGTTAATGCATTATAAGGTGCAGGTTATGATGATAAGGTGTGGTGTGTATAGGAATACAAAGTCCGTTTGTGTTAGCTACATATCATTAAGACCTGTTTACATCCACACCACCAATGTGAGTTTGTTATGGGTGAATGCAGAGGGCTTCACATTGTCTGTTTAGAATTCCCCAGTAACTTAACATATTTTTGGATTGTGGGAAGAAGTCTGAGTAACTAGAGAGAGTTCATAGAAACAACACAGAAGGCCCCCAGCTGGTTCTTGCATTTAAACCAAGGCCCTCTGTACTGTGCAGCAATAGTACTAACCACAACCTATGTAGAATCTTAAACACAGTAATTCTTTATTTACTTATGGTCCTCAGTGTGAGCTGGTCAAATATCGCCAATTTTATGGTTGGTAGTTCAATCCCTTCAGTCTGCATGCTGAAAAAGCTTGTCCCTTCTTCATCGTGAAGAAGAAGTGTAATTATTAGATTGAAAGAAAACTGATGTTGAAAAAGGTGCTTGAGATGAGTGAGATGTGTTATGGAAGAACTGTCCCATTTCTATTCTAGTTCTGAAAAAACAGGCTTTCTTGAAAATGCTTTAGCGGGTGCTTGAACAATCTTTCTccagtctttcaaagtttttctttcaaCAACACTGGCTAGTTTTTTAGGACAGTTTAATCCAGTCCTATATCtctccattttcagaggaatgtttttcgTTTGGTAAACTACTCAGCACTGacttgtaaatggcctgtatttgtaaagcgctttacactacattcaatcatccacacattcacactggtgatggcaagctacattgtagccacagctgccctggggcgcactgacagaggcgaggctgccggacactggcgccaccagtaggcaacgggtgaagtctcttgcccaaggacacaacgtcCGAGACTGTCAGGGCCGGGGGCTTGaatcggcaaccttccgattaaaaggcgaactgccaactcttgagccacgatcgccccatactTATAAATCATTCAAACATATAAAAGGAACAAAAATCAAGGGGTGAGCTAGTATTGTGTTTACATATAAgggacaacttagcaaagaaccagttttaaaatgcaagtttaggcattttttttcaaacaccTCATTAGTTCCAGCTTCTTTAGTTGAATtgatgaaaaatgccaaagagaGGACGTTTTGACAGGCATAGAGTTGTATTTTTTGCACCAAAAGCTGTTAGCTGAAAATGTGAgtgtatctttttaaaaaagaaaagaggaaactgGAAAAATGGAAGACAAATGAAGAGGATTAAATACTATCTATAGCAGGTGAAAAGTATCTGAAAGGCATGTTCTTAAGAAACAGGAGTGaagaaaaatccagcaaagatcCACAATTTACTCTTCACCAAGATCTCAACAGAAACGGTCTCACTGGAACAGAAGTGGTGAAGAAGTGCAAACAGGGAGAGACCAGGGTTTGCTAAATTACATAAGAACTGGAAAAAACTGAGCGACAAGTTCATAAGGGGACTGATGAATTTAACGATGTTCACAGGTTCTCATTAAGAGGAAAGTATTTTCAGTCAAGTATTAAAAACAAGCCTTATATTCAAATGCATTTGTTATTTCTTCCAATTGATGTTAAGCAAGAACAAAAGGGTCTGTAATTCCCAAATAGTTAACTTCATATTTATGTTAAACCCCTTGAATTACATTTGAATCACCTTAATCACATCTTCTTAGTTTGATTTAaatccactgcacagagaccaaATTACCAACACCTCTGGACCTAACTGTAGGTTCCACAGACCTCACCAAGACTTCAGATTCACTGGAGTTTTGCagggttttttccccttttgttttaattgtttttctctCTACATTGCTTGGTTATGTGTGGATAACCAGGTAGCTGAGAAGAAATActagtcatttttttttattattaatagtgTGACTAATAATCGTTTATAAGCACATAAGCTTCATTTTATCTcaattttcatgttttgttcagAGTGTACAGCCAATTGTACGCTCTGTTCATTGTATTTCCAAATTATGCAGCTCTGTACCTCCTCACTACATCGCAGCGTTGCAGTTTTACCTCCACTTTTTTGCTACAAAATACTTTTCAGACTTGAGGATTTTGCAATAAAAGTTTTGTTCAGTGGGAATCTATTATCACCTCTGGTCATTAGCAGTTATGGTTACGTTTCAAAACTACCATTCTCAAGTTTTACTGCAACTAGATGTAAGAAAAGGTTGTATTTGCAGCAGTGCAGTTCTTTTCCTTTATCTTTGTTATAATTAAATACAACAATAGCATTTGTGCTTTCAAAAACTCTACAGTCACACACAAAATCCACAACAGCCATGTCAGTCTGATTAGTGATGACAGATCTTTAATAATCACCCAGAGTTCACATCAGTGCGTCACATCCAGATCAAATGCAAATCTCATGTTACACCTTAACAACTGTAAATAACTGACAGACTCGTTGTCACATGGTTCACAGTATAAATTATATACAACATTTTctgtaagaaaacaaaaacatgtcagaAGGAATTTAAGCGTTTCCTTTTACTTTGATGTTTCCTCTGTCTCAGCGGCAGAATCATCATTTGGTCAGCTGAGAttggtgtgagtgtgtgtgtgtgtgtgtgtacacagtcAGGCTTCTGTCCCGCTGTGTGAGTGCGAGGCTGCTCCTCTtcacttttctttctgtctgtctacCACTTTAGTTTTTGTCTCCCTTGTCCTCCACGCTCACTGGTAACCACGAATCTCTGTGCAACTTCTCATTCCTTTCCACCTCCTTGACGCTGGGTGTTGACGTTACCTGCATGTGCACCGGCAATTGCTTGAATTCATCCTCGTTCACGTCATAGTCCTTCATCTTTGAGCTAAGGATCCACCAGTTGCCAGCAAAGCCAATGTCCAACACCCGCTGAGGGATCTCCCTCCAGGGTACTGACAAGTTAGAGCACTGGGCTTCATACAGCATGGCGTCCGGGTCGTAGTCAGCGTAGTACACCACAGACAGAAGACCCAGGCTGGCATGGCAGAGGCGGCCCTCATTACGGAGCTTCACCAGACTCTGTACATGGACATCAGAGATGCCGCTGCGGATCCAAGGGGACAGCAGTCCCAGCTGGTTGGAACGTTTCAGCAGGGCGTCGTCGAAGGACAAGCGGTCAGGTTTGGTGTAGAAGCAGGCCCAGGCACCGCCCAACAGCGTCACATACACTGATGTTCGGAGTGGTCTCTCCCAGGCGCCAACTACCGCCTCTCTGCACGCTTCTTTGTAGTCAGAGAGCAGGCTGCGACACCACACACCTGTAGGGAGCAGAGGACGAAAAACTAAGCCTGGATGTAAACTACCTCTCctcatgacaaaaaaaaaaaaaaaaaacactggccGGCTGCAGGAGGTGAGAGGAGTCAGGTGACCTAATCACCATCTATTTATGACGTTATCACACCAACAACCCAATTCAGCGGCATATAGTTGTTAGGAGGATTAAAAAACTCTATACTGTATCACTGTTTTTGTCATGCAACCAACATGCACAAAGACTAGCAGAATAATGCGTTTAAAATGGTCATTTAAGCAATTAAAATTACTGGGACTGTTTCCGTTATAATAAGCTATGTTTACCACTGAGCTGGCCGTTAACCCCCTTGCTATCCAGCTAACGTGGCTAACCCGTGCCTCAGTTCCTCACCTACTTTGCTGTTTTTCAGCCGCTCCCAGCGGCTCGCTGTGCCCGGAGGCGCCGCTGCTTCCGCCGCAGAGCTGAACATCATCCTCGCTACACGAAACGAGGCCATTTTAACGACTCTTCTGCACTAAAGACTCTTAACCTTCATGCAGAATTGACATTTTAACTAGTGACAGGGACCTCACATGAAGTCAAAATGGCAGCTACTTCTTTTTTGTTGGTTGACAGCTAACAAAAAGGTTTATTACCGCCATCTACTGGGCTGGAGTGGTGGTGCGAGACTCCAGAAAGAATTAGCCTACAAATACACACCCTGCTACCATAAATTACATTTCATCTCTGCTTAcaatttctgtctctctttataaCTCAAAAATGCTGCTGTCCCACCATTAATAATTCTTTCCAATAACTGCCAATAACTTCTACACCcccttgtttctgtgttttagttTGATCATTTCTCTAGCTTTCCTATTTAACAGGAAAGCTAGAGAAATGATCTAGCTTTCCTGTTAAATAGGAAAGCTATTTAACAGCTTTCCTGTTCCCCTTTTCCTTTGGCACTGAGCAAATTATATTTCCCTGATATGCACATGCAGTTGATCATCAGTTGattatttttcccttttcttattGTCTTGCTTTGGTACATTTTCCCTGTATAGTCTATGAATGGCTTTAGTTTGCCCCTGTGGCCCATCTTTGCTgccatttatttcttattttcaaTACTTTTAATGCTTTTACTACTGCTATTACTACTACTTCTTTATCTTCCAGCTGGTCCCTTTACGGGTCATCACAATAGATCATCTGCTTCCATCTCCCCCAATCCCTTGCATGCTCGTCTGTCTCACCAACCCCCTTTATGTCCTCCCTCACTACACTTACGCCTTCTTtttgcctggcagctccacctTCAGCATCCTTTGTCCGATATATTATCCACCCTATCAAACTCTTCTCAACCTTGCTTCTCTTACTtggtctccaaactgctcagaAATCTTACCATGTTCACTTCTGACCGCCGACAGCTCCACTAGACACGATAGAGGGTCTCACTCCCTTGCGTGAACCCTTCCTTTCGTTCTTGTTGCTATCCtcctgtcacaaatcacccctgacactcatctccaTCCGCTCCACCGTGCCTGCActctcttgtgttttttgtaacgTTAGAACCTTtcaaataaagttattttgaaGAGCGCTTCCACGTGACAGCTTTGTTTACGCGGTGACGTGTACCGGAAGCTGTGTTAAAATGACTCCAGTATCAGCAGGACCTGTAAGGCTGTGAAAGACAGGTGTTAGCATTGTAATGTTATTAATGTCTAGCATTTTATTAAGTCCGCACAGACGCTGTTGTAATATATTAACCTTAGCTTTATTTACAATTTAAATATTAGCTAGTCGTAGGATTCGCTGTCTCTGCTGAGTGGTTGATATTACGCCATTCAATATCATCATTATCAGCAGCAAGATCCTGCTGAGCAGCGAGGACAGACTGCCAAGACATATTTCACCTCTCTGGTTATTACATTTTGGTACGTTTCACCTGTTCTTATCGGATTTTAAAGCGTCAAAAttgaatatttttatattatacaTTAACTGTAAACTTCAAGTGGTTCTCTTGTCGGTGAACTAACAGATGTTCGACATAGCATTTCTTTACTAACGTTCATTTTTCTCTCAGCTCTTGCATGAAGTTACTGGTTGTCCATTGGAGACATGGCTAGTCCAAACAACCTACAGTTTCAAGGTAAATGTGACAGAATCTTTAAAGGAGATATAGGTTGTAAatttctgcttgttttgttCTGCCTGGGTTTCTTTGTGTCACGTGTTAGTTCCAGGTAGGTAGTTGGGAGATCTGTTTTACGCAGAAACCAAGCTGTCGTGTCCACGTGAATCAGAAAACTGGACTCTCCCCTTACCTAGGGGTTTTAATTGGCTGTAAAAGGGTTTATACTGCAGTGACCATGCAGAGCACATAGTACAGTACTCTGAATCACGAAATCGCCCTGAAAAcgttgaaaaaaaatattgttgatTGCAAACCATCTACTAAAGGACAAATAGCGACATCTGCTTGCCATACTCTGCTATCGCAGTCGTATGTAAAGATGCTCTTCCTGCTTCcttgtaatttcttttactttcatGTAACATTGTGTAGATTGCACGGGCGATTATGGGTCAGATTGCAGGAAAATTATGCTTGTTTTCATTTGCATAATATGCATGGATGTATTGAACATCCTGCTGATTTATGACACACAGTGAGTTCCAGTGTATTCTGTGTCAAATACTAAGTCTTTTCTCTGACCTA includes the following:
- the LOC143418320 gene encoding uncharacterized protein LOC143418320; the encoded protein is MYCGEQSSSVKDVLAVPGSIRSSRGMSSLVSFTTCSRSCAWMTADSSAITVGQFEDLLSLVGPSIARLDTNYRRSIPPAERLSVCLRFLVTADSFRTIAFSFRVGVSTVSQITPQAATSIWDCLVDDFMAVPSPGDWRSITEGFQERWNFPLCCAALDGKHIQTKAPHISYRRHTH
- the timm29 gene encoding mitochondrial import inner membrane translocase subunit Tim29 encodes the protein MASFRVARMMFSSAAEAAAPPGTASRWERLKNSKVGVWCRSLLSDYKEACREAVVGAWERPLRTSVYVTLLGGAWACFYTKPDRLSFDDALLKRSNQLGLLSPWIRSGISDVHVQSLVKLRNEGRLCHASLGLLSVVYYADYDPDAMLYEAQCSNLSVPWREIPQRVLDIGFAGNWWILSSKMKDYDVNEDEFKQLPVHMQVTSTPSVKEVERNEKLHRDSWLPVSVEDKGDKN